A stretch of Hippoglossus hippoglossus isolate fHipHip1 chromosome 20, fHipHip1.pri, whole genome shotgun sequence DNA encodes these proteins:
- the phldb2b gene encoding pleckstrin homology-like domain family B member 1 isoform X4, protein MTEVASPASIMDSERMFQPESDQMSPVKSKSPNLDLIDTGKGLKVQTATPHLVSLGSGRLSVAITLLPLKEGVTRIGREDAPVPQDITIQGQGIEAEHCLIFNEGGVVTLDPCGHLCSLDGVQVTAPTPLTQGYSLCLGKSYFFRFNHPEEASRMKSMLPQKSPVSALAYNTDYLKFSSDYSYAVVGGTSSARGMRSASELRDLMDTLQRKKTALENSLRANGNANPSYFSMTQSPPTTPVTSPSTSSSACQEQMRRFYGSDRPPMSLKSASPLPPGRRSDPSSYLASRSSRNQDNFSVGDSRRLHSQSSSPLLSAWNGGGSSSSVAGMDGSLLSLPPPSSSSSRTPSTGGAVSMPSSPRLGRRSCGNQEPSPSSRPRKYSGGSLNGMMGGGYSRSLPRLCPSSSPHENGRLMTLSTLPPRRSDTAGSHKFSRDHYSNISQDANHYGAYSRNQNLGESVVSISLSSTKNLPSTTPSISTTTAPPDVTIPSKAGGSSSPRVAKKLSLTSSSSVGTISSTTPSSPDTEHYASHGVAQSMEQTLAEKERRGGDLELNGTLGFGLGERRSSFGKAGLEPRMGFGDRRTSFGKAGVPPQGGFRERRGSISSLSGKEELTDYHQHQKEERLREQEVERLERQRLETILSLCTELGQAERDGGGSNSSPASAVADLQKINQELQKLQLNDDDDDDDDAPSVFSDFSAVIDTPGSGHMASPGSENGFYDDDLQWRRSHRDNRAESPTVSLRSFAPSPSPRTQRTNEALEDAARRSRQDVRPSEEEVRQVKEERIQVLNNMEELEKKIKDLDNQVEESACEVEVERALVEAEQESEVAAIQQEKEALEALRNKMAHMETKSQQEKDKDCEVLETETKRFEDLEFQQLERESRQDEDKETHAQQLLREIADYQRSTVTRKARLLTLKKQAAQITQQAQREKESFLKERSNLESMLQREKENLSQLEGKHADLTGSRGFTLREGYVTVSEINELYSQLRGEPKPAPALANASPDSEAKPSPGDDTPKPLEDEQFRLLEERKRSERDGSHLSDTLPRKKVTPNMSRQFTCATLGRSYPTKSHQPLVQSTSCGSILPRIFSLSSKENDSRCLHKGQPGSRAASQTNVYLDAFGYRDNQAFDTMSMDSTDSIETSISACSPDNVSSASTSNVAKLEEMERLLREAQAEKNRLIENKEQEMEMRKQALDEEKKRREELEKRLQEETSRRQKLIDREVKLREKQRAQSRPLTRYLPVRKDDFDLRAHIESAGHSADTCFHLSISEKTCRGYLVKMGGKIKTWKKRWFVFDRNRRTLSYYADKHEVKLKGVVYFQAIEEVYYDHLKNAHKSPNPSLTFSIKTHDRVYYMVAPSPEAMRIWMDVIVTGAEGYTQFMV, encoded by the exons GACTCTGAGAGGATGTTCCAACCGGAGTCAGATCAGATGTCTCCAGTTAAATCGAAG TCTCCAAACCTGGACCTGATCGACACGGGGAAGGGGCTGAAGGTCCAGACAGCGACGCCTCATCTCGTTAGCTTGGGCAGCGGGAGGCTGAGTGTGGCCATTACGCTGCTGCCGCTGAAAGAAG GGGTGACTCGCATCGGCCGGGAAGATGCTCCAGTTCCTCAGGATATCACCATCCAGGGGCAGGGCATCGAGGCGGAGCACTGCCTCATCTTCAACGAAG GAGGGGTGGTGACCCTGGACCCCTGTGGTCACCTCTGCAGTTTGGATGGAGTCCAGGTTACTGCGCCTACGCCACTGACACAGG gtTATTCCCTGTGTCTGGGTAAATCCTACTTCTTCCGCTTCAACCATCCTGAGGAGGCAAGCAGAATGAAGAGCATGCTTCCACAGAAGAGTCCTGTGTCGGCTTTGGCCTAcaacacag ACTACCTGAAGTTTAGCAGTGACTACAGCTATGCGGTGGTGGGCGGCACCAGCAGTGCAAGGGGCATGCGGTCGGCCTCCGAACTCCGGGACTTGATGGACACCCTGCAGCGCAAGAAGACTGCCCTGGAGAACAGCCTGAGAGCCAATGGGAATGCAAACCCCTCCTACTTCAGCATGACACAG tccCCCCCCACAACACCCGTCACAAGTCCTTCCACATCCTCATCAGCCTGTCAGGAACAGATGAGGCGATTCTATGGCTCGGATCGTCCACCCATGTCTTTGAAATCTGCCTCCCCTCTTCCCCCTGGACGTCGATCTGACCCTTCCTCCTATCTGGCCTCCCGCTCCTCCCGCAACCAGGACAACTTCAGTGTCGGTGACAGCCGGCGACTGCATAGCCAGAGCTCCTCTCCGTTGCTGTCCGCATGGAACGGTGGAGGCTCTTCAAGTTCTGTTGCTGGTATGGATggctccctcctctctcttcctcctccctcctcctcctcatcccgcACTCCATCGACAGGAGGCGCAGTCAGCATGCCCTCAAGCCCCCGTCTCGGACGTCGCAGCTGTGGGAACCAGGAGCCATCGCCCAGCAGTCGACCCAGGAAATACTCAGGGGGCTCGCTGAATGGGATGATGGGAGGAGGGTACAGCCGCTCCCTGCCACGCCTCTGCCCCTCGTCCTCTCCTCATGAAAACGGTAGATTGATGACCTTGTCAACGCTGCCCCCACGCAGATCCGATACAGCTGGGAGTCACAAATTTAGTAGAGACCATTACAGCAACATCAGCCAGGATGCAAACCACTATGGTGCTTACAGCAGGAATCAAAATCTGGGAGAAAGTGTTGTGtctatctccctctcctccaccaagAACTTGCCTTCTACCACCCCCTCCATCTCGACCACAACAGCCCCACCTGATGTGACCATCCCATCCAAAGCGGGGGGCTCCTCATCACCTCGTGTGGCCAAAAAGCTCAGTCTGACCTCCTCTAGCTCAGTTGGCACCATCAGCTCCACAACCCCCAGCTCTCCAGACACAGAACACTATGCCAGCCATGGAGTCGCCCAATCAATGGAGCAGACTTTGGCAGAAAAGGAGAGGCGGGGGGGCGATCTTGAACTCAATGGTACCCTGGGGTTTGGTCTTGGGGAGAGGAGGTCTTCGTTTGGAAAGGCGGGGCTGGAGCCTCGGATGGGGTTCGGCGATAGACGGACGTCATTTGGAAAGGCAGGAGTGCCTCCACAGGGGGGCTTCAGGGAAAGAAGGGGCAGCATCAGCTCACTAAGTGGGAAGGAGGAACTGACTGACTACCACCAGCACCAAAAAGAGGAGAGACTACGtgagcaggaggtggagagacTG GAGCGACAGCGGCTAGAGACCATCTTGTCTCTATGTACGGAGCTGGGCCAGGCCGAGAGGGACGGTGGCGGCTCAAACTCAAGTCCCGCCTCAGCTGTGGCAGATCTCCAGAAGATCAACCAGGAGCTCCAGAAGCTCCAACTGAAcgatgatgacgacgacgacgatgacGCACCGTCTGTCTTTTCTGACTTCTCGGCTGTTATCGACACCCCAGGGAGCGGACACATGGCCTCCCCTGGATCGGAGAACGGTTTCTACGATGACGATCTGCAGTGGCGCAGAAGCCACCGAGACAATAGGGCAGAATCGCCCACTGTCAGTTTGCGAAGCTTTGCCCCCTCACCTTCTCCGCGTACACAGAGGACCAATGAG GCTCTGGAGGACGCAGCTCGCCGCAGCAGACAGGACGTGAGACcttcagaggaggaagtgaggcaagtgaaggaggagaggatcCAGGTGCTGaacaacatggaggagctggagaaaaaGATCAAGGACCTGGACAACCAAGTGGAAGAGTCTGCCTGCGAG GTGGAGGTTGAGCGAGCGCTGGTGGAGGCTGAGCAGGAGTCAGAGGTGGCTGCTATCCAGCAGGAGAAAGAGGCTCTGGAAGCTCTTCGCAACAAGATGGCTCACATGGAGACCAAGTCCCAACAGGAAAAAGACAAG gactGTGAGGTGCTTGAGACGGAGACCAAGCGTTTCGAGGACCTGGAGTTTCAGCagcttgagagagagagcaggcagGACGAGGACAAGGAAACGCACGCACAGCAACTTCTGCGAGAGATCGCAGATTACCAGCGCAGCACAGTCACCCGCAAG GCGCGACTGTTGACTCTGAAGAAGCAGGCGGCACAAATTACCCAGCAGGCTCAGCGAGAGAAGGAGAGCTTCTTGAAGGAGAGGAGCAACCTTGAATCAATGCTGCAAAGG gaaaaagaaaacctttcCCAACTGGAGGGAAAGCATGCCGACCTCACTGGAAGCAGGGGTTTCACACTTAGAGAG GGCTATGTCACAGTCAGTGAAATCAATGAGCTTTACTCACAGCTAAGAGGAGAACCTAAACCCGCCCCTGCTCTGGCCAATGCCTCTCCTGACTCCGAGGCAAAGCCCTCCCCTGGCGACGACACCCCCAAACCACTGGaggatgag cAGTTCCGTTtactggaggagaggaagaggtcTGAGAGAGATGGGTCCCATCTGAGCGACACATTACCCAGGAAGAAGGTCACTCCCAACATGAGCCGCCAGTTCACGTGTGCAACACTCGGACGCAGTTACCCCACCAAG TCCCATCAGCCCCTGGTACAGAGCACAAGCTGTGGCAGCATTCTTCCAAGGATTTTCTCGCTGTCCAGCAAGGAAAATGATTCTCGGTGTTTGCATAAAg gtcAACCTGGCTCTCGAGCCGCTTCCCAGACCAACGTCTACCTCGATGCCTTTGGGTACCGTGACAACCAGGCCTTTGACACGATGAGCATGGATAGTACGGACTCCATTGAAACCAGCATCTCTGCTTGCTCTCCTGACAATGTCTCCAG TGCCAGCACGTCAAATGTGGCCAAGCTAGAGGAGATGGAGCGTCTGCTGAGAGAGGCTCAGGCGGAGAAGAACCGTCTCATCGAAAACAAG GAGCAAGAGATGGAAATGCGAAAGCAGGCGCTggatgaggaaaagaaaagaagggaggAACTGGAAAAGAGGCTACAGGAGGAGACGAGCAGACGCCAGAAACTCATCGACCGCGAGGTGAAACTGCGAGAGAAACAAAGGGCACAG TCCCGGCCATTAACACGCTACTTGCCAGTGAGAAAGGACGACTTTGACCTGCGGGCTCACATCGAGTCGGCGGGCCACAGCGCCGACACATGCTTCCACCTGTCCATCTCCGAAAAGACCTGTCGCGGTTACTTGGTCAAGATGGGAGGCAAAATCAAAACGTGGAAGAAACGCTGGTTTGTCTTCGACCGCAACCGACGCACACTCTCCTACTATGCAG ATAAACATGAAGTCAAGCTGAAAGGAGTCGTCTACTTTCAAGCTATTGAGGAAGTGTATTATGATCACTTGAAGAATGCACATAAG AGTCCAAACCCCTCCCTGACCTTCAGTATTAAGACTCACGACCGGGTCTACTACATGGTGGCTCCCTCTCCGGAGGCGATGAGGATCTGGATGGATGTAATCGTCACAGGTGCTGAGGGATACACCCAGTTCATGGTTTAG
- the phldb2b gene encoding pleckstrin homology-like domain family B member 2 isoform X7 → MKSMLPQKSPVSALAYNTDYLKFSSDYSYAVVGGTSSARGMRSASELRDLMDTLQRKKTALENSLRANGNANPSYFSMTQSPPTTPVTSPSTSSSACQEQMRRFYGSDRPPMSLKSASPLPPGRRSDPSSYLASRSSRNQDNFSVGDSRRLHSQSSSPLLSAWNGGGSSSSVAGMDGSLLSLPPPSSSSSRTPSTGGAVSMPSSPRLGRRSCGNQEPSPSSRPRKYSGGSLNGMMGGGYSRSLPRLCPSSSPHENGRLMTLSTLPPRRSDTAGSHKFSRDHYSNISQDANHYGAYSRNQNLGESVVSISLSSTKNLPSTTPSISTTTAPPDVTIPSKAGGSSSPRVAKKLSLTSSSSVGTISSTTPSSPDTEHYASHGVAQSMEQTLAEKERRGGDLELNGTLGFGLGERRSSFGKAGLEPRMGFGDRRTSFGKAGVPPQGGFRERRGSISSLSGKEELTDYHQHQKEERLREQEVERLERQRLETILSLCTELGQAERDGGGSNSSPASAVADLQKINQELQKLQLNDDDDDDDDAPSVFSDFSAVIDTPGSGHMASPGSENGFYDDDLQWRRSHRDNRAESPTVSLRSFAPSPSPRTQRTNEALEDAARRSRQDVRPSEEEVRQVKEERIQVLNNMEELEKKIKDLDNQVEESACEVEVERALVEAEQESEVAAIQQEKEALEALRNKMAHMETKSQQEKDKACELLQAERGRVERLAQIVCEQRSQLDSCPEATKEPLQEQLARDCEVLETETKRFEDLEFQQLERESRQDEDKETHAQQLLREIADYQRSTVTRKARLLTLKKQAAQITQQAQREKESFLKERSNLESMLQREKENLSQLEGKHADLTGSRGFTLREGYVTVSEINELYSQLRGEPKPAPALANASPDSEAKPSPGDDTPKPLEDEQFRLLEERKRSERDGSHLSDTLPRKKVTPNMSRQFTCATLGRSYPTKSHQPLVQSTSCGSILPRIFSLSSKENDSRCLHKGQPGSRAASQTNVYLDAFGYRDNQAFDTMSMDSTDSIETSISACSPDNVSSASTSNVAKLEEMERLLREAQAEKNRLIENKEQEMEMRKQALDEEKKRREELEKRLQEETSRRQKLIDREVKLREKQRAQSRPLTRYLPVRKDDFDLRAHIESAGHSADTCFHLSISEKTCRGYLVKMGGKIKTWKKRWFVFDRNRRTLSYYADKHEVKLKGVVYFQAIEEVYYDHLKNAHKSPNPSLTFSIKTHDRVYYMVAPSPEAMRIWMDVIVTGAEGYTQFMV, encoded by the exons ATGAAGAGCATGCTTCCACAGAAGAGTCCTGTGTCGGCTTTGGCCTAcaacacag ACTACCTGAAGTTTAGCAGTGACTACAGCTATGCGGTGGTGGGCGGCACCAGCAGTGCAAGGGGCATGCGGTCGGCCTCCGAACTCCGGGACTTGATGGACACCCTGCAGCGCAAGAAGACTGCCCTGGAGAACAGCCTGAGAGCCAATGGGAATGCAAACCCCTCCTACTTCAGCATGACACAG tccCCCCCCACAACACCCGTCACAAGTCCTTCCACATCCTCATCAGCCTGTCAGGAACAGATGAGGCGATTCTATGGCTCGGATCGTCCACCCATGTCTTTGAAATCTGCCTCCCCTCTTCCCCCTGGACGTCGATCTGACCCTTCCTCCTATCTGGCCTCCCGCTCCTCCCGCAACCAGGACAACTTCAGTGTCGGTGACAGCCGGCGACTGCATAGCCAGAGCTCCTCTCCGTTGCTGTCCGCATGGAACGGTGGAGGCTCTTCAAGTTCTGTTGCTGGTATGGATggctccctcctctctcttcctcctccctcctcctcctcatcccgcACTCCATCGACAGGAGGCGCAGTCAGCATGCCCTCAAGCCCCCGTCTCGGACGTCGCAGCTGTGGGAACCAGGAGCCATCGCCCAGCAGTCGACCCAGGAAATACTCAGGGGGCTCGCTGAATGGGATGATGGGAGGAGGGTACAGCCGCTCCCTGCCACGCCTCTGCCCCTCGTCCTCTCCTCATGAAAACGGTAGATTGATGACCTTGTCAACGCTGCCCCCACGCAGATCCGATACAGCTGGGAGTCACAAATTTAGTAGAGACCATTACAGCAACATCAGCCAGGATGCAAACCACTATGGTGCTTACAGCAGGAATCAAAATCTGGGAGAAAGTGTTGTGtctatctccctctcctccaccaagAACTTGCCTTCTACCACCCCCTCCATCTCGACCACAACAGCCCCACCTGATGTGACCATCCCATCCAAAGCGGGGGGCTCCTCATCACCTCGTGTGGCCAAAAAGCTCAGTCTGACCTCCTCTAGCTCAGTTGGCACCATCAGCTCCACAACCCCCAGCTCTCCAGACACAGAACACTATGCCAGCCATGGAGTCGCCCAATCAATGGAGCAGACTTTGGCAGAAAAGGAGAGGCGGGGGGGCGATCTTGAACTCAATGGTACCCTGGGGTTTGGTCTTGGGGAGAGGAGGTCTTCGTTTGGAAAGGCGGGGCTGGAGCCTCGGATGGGGTTCGGCGATAGACGGACGTCATTTGGAAAGGCAGGAGTGCCTCCACAGGGGGGCTTCAGGGAAAGAAGGGGCAGCATCAGCTCACTAAGTGGGAAGGAGGAACTGACTGACTACCACCAGCACCAAAAAGAGGAGAGACTACGtgagcaggaggtggagagacTG GAGCGACAGCGGCTAGAGACCATCTTGTCTCTATGTACGGAGCTGGGCCAGGCCGAGAGGGACGGTGGCGGCTCAAACTCAAGTCCCGCCTCAGCTGTGGCAGATCTCCAGAAGATCAACCAGGAGCTCCAGAAGCTCCAACTGAAcgatgatgacgacgacgacgatgacGCACCGTCTGTCTTTTCTGACTTCTCGGCTGTTATCGACACCCCAGGGAGCGGACACATGGCCTCCCCTGGATCGGAGAACGGTTTCTACGATGACGATCTGCAGTGGCGCAGAAGCCACCGAGACAATAGGGCAGAATCGCCCACTGTCAGTTTGCGAAGCTTTGCCCCCTCACCTTCTCCGCGTACACAGAGGACCAATGAG GCTCTGGAGGACGCAGCTCGCCGCAGCAGACAGGACGTGAGACcttcagaggaggaagtgaggcaagtgaaggaggagaggatcCAGGTGCTGaacaacatggaggagctggagaaaaaGATCAAGGACCTGGACAACCAAGTGGAAGAGTCTGCCTGCGAG GTGGAGGTTGAGCGAGCGCTGGTGGAGGCTGAGCAGGAGTCAGAGGTGGCTGCTATCCAGCAGGAGAAAGAGGCTCTGGAAGCTCTTCGCAACAAGATGGCTCACATGGAGACCAAGTCCCAACAGGAAAAAGACAAG GCGTGTGAGTTGCTGCAGGCAGAGAGGGGCAGAGTAGAGAGGTTGGCTCAGATTGTGTGTGAGCAGCGCTCCCAGCTGGACAGCTGCCCTGAGGCCACCAAGGAGCCCCTGCAGGAGCAGCTAGCCAGG gactGTGAGGTGCTTGAGACGGAGACCAAGCGTTTCGAGGACCTGGAGTTTCAGCagcttgagagagagagcaggcagGACGAGGACAAGGAAACGCACGCACAGCAACTTCTGCGAGAGATCGCAGATTACCAGCGCAGCACAGTCACCCGCAAG GCGCGACTGTTGACTCTGAAGAAGCAGGCGGCACAAATTACCCAGCAGGCTCAGCGAGAGAAGGAGAGCTTCTTGAAGGAGAGGAGCAACCTTGAATCAATGCTGCAAAGG gaaaaagaaaacctttcCCAACTGGAGGGAAAGCATGCCGACCTCACTGGAAGCAGGGGTTTCACACTTAGAGAG GGCTATGTCACAGTCAGTGAAATCAATGAGCTTTACTCACAGCTAAGAGGAGAACCTAAACCCGCCCCTGCTCTGGCCAATGCCTCTCCTGACTCCGAGGCAAAGCCCTCCCCTGGCGACGACACCCCCAAACCACTGGaggatgag cAGTTCCGTTtactggaggagaggaagaggtcTGAGAGAGATGGGTCCCATCTGAGCGACACATTACCCAGGAAGAAGGTCACTCCCAACATGAGCCGCCAGTTCACGTGTGCAACACTCGGACGCAGTTACCCCACCAAG TCCCATCAGCCCCTGGTACAGAGCACAAGCTGTGGCAGCATTCTTCCAAGGATTTTCTCGCTGTCCAGCAAGGAAAATGATTCTCGGTGTTTGCATAAAg gtcAACCTGGCTCTCGAGCCGCTTCCCAGACCAACGTCTACCTCGATGCCTTTGGGTACCGTGACAACCAGGCCTTTGACACGATGAGCATGGATAGTACGGACTCCATTGAAACCAGCATCTCTGCTTGCTCTCCTGACAATGTCTCCAG TGCCAGCACGTCAAATGTGGCCAAGCTAGAGGAGATGGAGCGTCTGCTGAGAGAGGCTCAGGCGGAGAAGAACCGTCTCATCGAAAACAAG GAGCAAGAGATGGAAATGCGAAAGCAGGCGCTggatgaggaaaagaaaagaagggaggAACTGGAAAAGAGGCTACAGGAGGAGACGAGCAGACGCCAGAAACTCATCGACCGCGAGGTGAAACTGCGAGAGAAACAAAGGGCACAG TCCCGGCCATTAACACGCTACTTGCCAGTGAGAAAGGACGACTTTGACCTGCGGGCTCACATCGAGTCGGCGGGCCACAGCGCCGACACATGCTTCCACCTGTCCATCTCCGAAAAGACCTGTCGCGGTTACTTGGTCAAGATGGGAGGCAAAATCAAAACGTGGAAGAAACGCTGGTTTGTCTTCGACCGCAACCGACGCACACTCTCCTACTATGCAG ATAAACATGAAGTCAAGCTGAAAGGAGTCGTCTACTTTCAAGCTATTGAGGAAGTGTATTATGATCACTTGAAGAATGCACATAAG AGTCCAAACCCCTCCCTGACCTTCAGTATTAAGACTCACGACCGGGTCTACTACATGGTGGCTCCCTCTCCGGAGGCGATGAGGATCTGGATGGATGTAATCGTCACAGGTGCTGAGGGATACACCCAGTTCATGGTTTA G